TGAAACTCTTTCCTCACATAAATGTGATGCGTGCACGCTATCAAAAGGCCAGCGCCGCGTCTAGCATCTGCTCAGCTCGTGGAGAAATCATGTCAAAACAACCTAAGAAATTAAGCGTTTTACGCCTTGGCAGCTTGGCTAAGAAACAAGCAGAGCAATCGATTTTAAATAGTGAAAATGGAGGCAGGCTAGATATTGAGGACTGAGTGCCCCATGACTAGCCGATACTCCTTTTCTGTTATCAGAGTTGCAGGAGACTATAGATGAGTATCCGCCTCCTCAGTCGGATAAAACTCCCCCACCTCCCCCATCCTTTTTAACTGTTCGCGCACGATCAACTCAACGCTGGCAACTGTGGCTTGATCGTCAGGGTTGACCAATTGCAAGCATAGGTGTCGGACATTCTGATCGTGGGTGCCCTCGCTCATCATCTCGTGGGTGAAAACTTGCTCGCCACGCCAAAGGCATAGCTGGGTATGAGTTTCGCCGAGCCATATCACGTTGATTGATCTTAGGTCGGTGGTAGCCAGTTGATCGACGGTGATTGTCTTATCCATTGCTCTGTACCTTACCAATAAGCAGTAACAGGTAGACTTCCCGGCACAGAGCGTCGTTCCAACTTCCGACAGGTCACCCGGCTAGATGGTGGTGAAATACGTCCCGGATTGAGGTCGGACAATCAACGATTGAAGCAGGAAAGTACGAATAGGCGACGGGAATTCCATGACTAATCCGGCTGCTTTTACATCAGATTGTCGCGCATGAAAAAGCCTTATTCCCCACCTCATGCCAATACTTCAGTTCGCTGGCGTGCAGCTGACGATACGCCGGCTCTCAGACTGCGGCTGAAATCAGTCATCGACGTCTTCGACAAGTGAGAGGGGCTGAATTAAATGCGGGCCTTGGTTACGAACGTTGCCTACATCCTTGCCAACCTTGTACCAGTGAAAATCCGTAACAGGCCTGCAGTGCTCCATTGCTATTTCTCGAGCTCGGCCCGGTGAGGTGTCGGGATCTATCCATTCGCGAGCGTGCTCAGGTGACAACACCAAAGGCTTGCGATCATGGATATCGACCATGCCTTGGTCACTCGCAGCTGTGATGATGACGAAGCCACCGCAATCATCAGGTTCCAAGCCGCCGTGTACTTCAGCAAGGCCGGCAAAGAACATCGGTATCTGCTCCTTCAACGTAATGAAATACGGCTGTTTTTTCTTCGGATCATCCACGTCCTTGACCCATTCGAACCAACCGTTTGCCGGTGCGAGTACGCGACCAGCTGGCCAGAGCTGATTGAAAAATTTCCCGGTCATGACGGTCTCGACTCTCGCGTTTATAGGGTCAGGACTCTTTCCCTTCGCCCAGAACGGCGCCCATCCCCATTTAACCTTATCGACACTCAAGCCCTCTCCCACTGGCCGGATAATTTCCACCCGCGTAGAAGGCGCGACGTTGTACCGCTCGATTGGCCAGAGGTCATAGCCATTGATCACCAGCTGCCTTGGCGCAAGCTCCTTGAGGTAGTGATCCATCGATTCGTAGATCGAGTAGCGTCCGCACATGGTGTCACCCGTCGAATTGTCGTGCCTATGAGATTGACCGCAAGCGAACCAAATCGTTAACTGTATGCATGTACAGTTAACCTCAAAAAGGCTTGCATCATGAGCATCACCATCCTCGGCCTTCTCGCGTCTGGCGGCAGGAGGCTGCCCTTATATTCATCCAGGGTGCCGGCGGGCTTCCCCTCCCCTGCGGCTGATCACATCGAAAAACACATTTCCCTCGATGAGCTGTTCGATATCCGCGCGCCGCACGTATACCTGGTGAGAATTGATGGAGACAGCATGCAGGGCGCCGGCATCTATTCAGGGGATCTGGTGGTCGTTGATCGGAGCATCGATGCGGTCAGCGGCGACATCGTCATCGCAGCACTCAATTCCGAGCCCTTCTGCAAGCGTCTGCTTCTGCGTGAGAACGCCGTGATGCTTGTATCGGAGAACCCAAAATATCCGGCAAGGCATGTCATGGAGGGCGATGAGCTGGTGATCTGGGGTGTGGTGAAATACAGCGTGCGCGATCATGACAATACGTGAGCCCGTCTTTGCCCTGATTGACTGCAACAGCTTCTACGCGAGCTGCGAGCGAGTGTTCAGACCCGACCTGGCAAAGACACCTATCGTGGTGTTGTCCAACAACGACGGCTGTGTGATTGCGCGCAGCTACGACGCCAAGCCTTTCGTGAAGATGGGCCAGCCGTACTTTCAAATCAAAGATCACCTTCGCCGGCATGGTGTTATAGCGTTCAGCAGCAATTACGGTCTTTACGGTGACATGAGCGAGCGTGTCATGACGATCATCGAATCGCTGGTGCCTGCGCTTGAGGTCTACAGCATTGACGAGGCGTTTGCTGATCTGACCGGCGTCCCAGGCGATCTGCCTGCATTCGGACGGCACATGCGATCCACGCTTCTAAAACGCACAGGCATTCCTGTCGGTGTAGGCATCGCACGCACCAAGACGCTGGCCAAGCTCGCTAACCATACCGCCAAAAGGCTACTGGACATCACCGGTGGTGTGGTGGATCTGTGCGATCCTTTCAAACGGGACTGGACGCTGCGCAACACCGATGTCGGCGAGGTCTGGGGCATCGGCAGGCGTATGAAGACACACCTGGAAACGATGGGTATCAAGACCGCAATGGACTTGGCGAAAGCCGATCCGTGGATGCTTCGGCAGAAATTCAGTGTGGTGATCGAGAAAACTGCTCGCGAGCTTGCCGGCACCTCCTGCCTGGAACTGGGTGAAGCTGACCCACCCAAGCAAGAGATTTGCTGTAGCAGGATGTTCGGCACCCGGCTCACCCAGATCGAGCCGATCAAGGAGGCCGTCGCCACCTACACACAACGCGCAGCGGAAAAGCTCAGAGCGCAAAACTCGCTGTGCAAGAAGATCCGCGTGAGTATCAGGACAGGCATGTTCAATCCCGAAGAAGCGAAGTATGCGAACGGCGCCGTGGTGGAATTGCCGTACCCGACCAATGACGTGCGGCTGATGACTAAGGCTGCTACGGAAGCGGTCAATCGCCTCTTCCGACCAGGCTTCAAATACAGCAAAGCGGAGGTTCTGCTGATGGATCTGCGTCAGCCGGGTGAATTCACCGACGATTTGTTCGCGCATTCACAGCCAGTGTTGGCCGACAAGGTGATGAGCGTTCTGGATGAAATCAATGGCCGTTGGGGAAAGGGAGTTCTTCGGCTGGCCAGCGTGCCGGCGGCGCCTGATTGGGCTATGCGCCGGGAGTTGATGAGTCAGAGCTACACGACGAAGGTTGATCAATTGTGGACGGTCAAGGCTAGGTAAATTGACCGATAAAGCGCGAAGACAACTTTTAACGTGCCGGTAGCACGAGGACTCAATATTTTTATATTTAAAGCTCCACGTCGCCTGTTAGACCCCGTGTAACCCCATTGGCATACAAAAATCGCTCAGCAGATCCACGTGCTCTCCAAGTTTCCACCGCGCGCTGAACGAGCCTAGTCGTTTCAGAAAGATTGAGATGATGCTTCGTCGAGTGCATGAATGTGGAGATCCACCACGGATCGCCTTCTATCCATATACGAGGTTGGTAGTAGTAAACGGATGGGCCTTTGCCTCGCCAGTTTTTCATCTCTGCTTCCGCTTGAGTTCTTAGCTGGCTAGCCCTTTCATCCATAATTGAGTTCAAGACCACAACGTGGTGATCATTGAACTCCGCAACGAAATCTTCGACATCGATGATACTGTAGTTCAATATGACTGCTTGATACATCGTTACCCAGTCCGCTCTCGTCGATTTTCTAGTGTCATGAGGATAGCACTTAGTTGCAAAGCTTTTTAGCTAAAAGTCACTTAACGACCAGTGTCTCAACGCCAGTAACTGGATCGCGGGAGCTCTCGATGTGACAGGGATTGTCATTTCCGACGTCACTAAATAACGAAATAACTTGGTCAATCGATATAAAGAATAAAAATTTATCCCTGTCGAGGTCTGAGGTGAAGAATACTCCGTTGACACTCCCATCATCTGAGAGGCAGGGGGCAAAAACAAAACTGTGAATGATTCTCCCGCACACAAACATAACGTCCCGGCTCTCCCCGTTGCTCCTACTCAGATCGTAGAGCTCCTCGAGCTTATGGTTATTCCTCCACGTTACGGACTTAACGTTTGCATACTTCCTGAGGGAGAGAGTAAGCGTCCTTGTTTTATCAGTAACTTTCGTAGGGGACTCGATAAGTCTTCTTACCGAATAGAAACCGATAAAGATGTCGCGCTCGAGCTGGGCTACCTGATCATCAGCAAGGCCTTTCGAAGTCTTAAGGGTCTTCAGGCGTTTAGCCAATTTTAGCAGCGGACTCTTCCAGTTTTCACTTTCCCAGACCATGTTGTGAGTCCTACGATTTGAACTGATGGACGGAATCGAAGCGCTCTCATAGTCTAGGCAGCGCATCTCTGTATGCTGGGATGCCGATCTCGGCTGAAGCGCGGGCACCAGTGAATAAAACATCGTGCTGAGCATCCTTCAATTGCTGAGCTAAGGCGTCGGTGCTCGTGAACATTCTTCAGGGCCTGATTTCAGTTGAGGTTTCGACATCTTAGTCGTTGGATAGGCTGCTGATGATTGTAGGCCATTTACTTAGAGATCCAAATAAACCGGATGTCATTCTGCCTCGTAGAATCTAGAGGCGTCGGATGGTCACGTCGCCTCGGCCTGGAACTCAGGTCAGTCATTTCGTACGTAATTGCAACGCGTTAAGTGATTCAAGCGTCTGTACCACCAATTCGACTACACCTACGTCGAAGTCCTCACGGTTAGCTTCCTCGTGAGTCCCCTTGTTCAGATACAACCAAACCAAGGACTGTTCAGGTATACCCAAGATATGGTCTAGGGCTTGGATAATAGGTGTTTTGTCTGCGTGTTCAAAATTCGGCGCCCCCCTCAGCTTCGCTCTAATACCCTCGCAGAGATTACGAAGCCCAGGCTCTGCTCCGGATCCTGCGATTTTCAAAGTCAGCATGCCTTGCTCACAACGCCCCAACCAACCCCACACTTTGCTGGTCAGCATTTCCAACGCTTGTCGCGACGCGCCCAACGCCGCCCTATCATCACCTCGCTCAACAGCCGCACGGGCATTGAGCAGGTAGGACTGCGTCATCGCATTTCCTAGGATGCGAGGATGGTAGTTTCCACTGTGATGCCTGAATGCATAAGCAGCCCAGTGTTCTGGCGCGACGTGGTTCTGGATGTCCTTGATGAATTCGTTGCTGTGGCAGGTCACGATGATTTGCGTACCCGTGAAACGGTCGCTTTCAAATATCGTCTCTCTTATGCCCTGGCGGTGTTCGTGATCAATAGCGTTAATGGCATCGTCGAATACGATTACGGGAGCTCTGATACTCAGACACTTTGCCAACAAAATGGAAAGGCCCAGGCATCTCACATGACCTTCACTGAGAATCTGTAGTGCGTCGATGCGTGCAGCAGGTGTGCCACGAAAGCTCAACTCGATACGTCCCTCCCCTGTCACTGGTAGGTACAGGGCTGACAGCTTGTCTGCGTCCAAATCGCGCACATTGAACTCGTTGTAAAGCTCCAACGTCAGGGCATTCAGGCCGGCCATTAAAGTACCTGGCAGTTCGGTACGGTAACGGCGCAAGAGACTTAAAAACTGGTCGTAGGCGTTGCGTATACGTGTATCGCGAGCAATCGCTTCCACCTCCTCAGCAACCTGCTGGATAAGCGGTGCGTTGTCAGCAGCGAAGGCCACGATTCTAGCTCTGGCATCTGTGACAGCTTGCAAGGTTTGCAGGCGATTGGAAGCTAATGTAGTTACACCGATGCGAGCCTGATTAAGCCCGTCGCGCTCGTCGATTAAATCTTGGCGATTATCCAGGATCACTCGAGATGCGACGTCACGCGCTTCGAGTTCGGTAGCCAAATCAACTGCTCTCTGGGCTAACGATTTGCCTGTTTCATCAGGTTGGAAACCATCCACCCACCACGCCCGCTGAGCATCGACACCTGGATCCGCAAGATAGCGTTGCACAGGTAACGTACTCTGAATCGTTGCTCCTACACGTTGCGCGAAGGTAGCTAGAAATATCCGCAATGCTTCCGACGCGGCGTTTCGTGCAGCAATTGCAGACCGCTGACGTGCTTGCAGCTCAGCCAGCTCCCTCAAACCTGCTAGGCCATCGTTGGCCTTTTGATACGGATTGTGGAGAGCGTGATAGTCGCCAACAAGCGGGGTATCACAGGCAGGACAGTGATCGCCAACGACCTGTTGAAGACCCAGGACAGCTGTATATAGATCCTGAAATGAGATGTCGTTACTGCGCTGTGCCAGCTGACCTTCAAGATCATTTAGAGCCCTTTGCGCCGTTTCTGCTGCGCTGTAGGCATCAACGAGAGCGGCAGCACTCACTCCGAAGATCATAGGGGCTGGCTGATTGATTGCCTGTTCGAGCTCCTGCAATTGCCCCGGATGTTCTGGACTGCCTATTGCAGCCAACAGCTGCGCATAGCTCATTCCTGGACTGTATGAGTTGGCGTAGTTTTGCTCTGCCTGAGCATGTCGGATTAAGGCAGCGCCCTCGTCTGCAACGGTCGCATTATCTTGATTTAACGTCGCTTGCTTGGCCAAAAGCTCTTGGTTTTTGACAGCCACCAACGTTAGTTGGCCCTCCATAGAATCATTGAAGTGCCCAACGAGATCATTGAACTGATCCATACCGAAGAGAGCAGCTATCAGCTCGGTTTTCTGCCCTGCAGGCTTTGCAGCTATGCGAGAGAATGCGTCTATTCGATTCTTCTCGACGAAGCAGAAGCGGTACGCGTCTGCGTCCGCCATCACAGGTACCTGCCGGCCATCAAAATCGGTTGCGAGTAATACTGGCCGGGTAAAACGGCCCTCGTGCGAGTTGGAAAGATAACGGTCAGCGGCAATCCGTTTGATGTCGCCCTCGTCCACAGCCCCGAGCAAGGCAAACTCCAGCGCTTCACATAGGCTGGTTTTCCCGCTGCCATTCGGGCCATAAAACATGACAATCCGTTTTTGCAACTCGAATGGCTCAGGGTGTCTGAACCCTCGAAATGGCCCCACTCTAAGATGATGCAGCTTACGAAAAGCCCATCCAGCTCTGGCCTCTGCAGCCTGGGGCACTGGTTCTGCCGGGGATGTGGCAGGCAGGGATAAGCGTGCTAATTCGCTCAGCACAACGGATCGTTGGCTGCGCTGCCTTGAGCTTGCTGCGACGGCAGGAAAATTCTCCGACACCAAATTGGCGAATCGACGAGCGTCTTCGGAAGCTCCGCTATCTGGACGGTGAAGCCAATGAACGAATTGCTGGAAATCCTGCAATGCCGACGTCATCCATTTCTCCCGGCGCTGCACATGAGCGCGCGGTCTTACAATACATCCACCAGGAGCAGAAACCTACTTCATCGGACTGACTCCTTTTTACTAGGCTTCACGACCATGCTAGCTTACTACCCCCTATCAACGATGATGTTAAGTATATGTTTGAACCGAAAGATGTTGACTCCGATGACGTCTCCTATAATTGGTCTAGCTACAGCTGCCGTGAAACACCTTCTGCCGAAGACTATTTAGAATACGCTCGAATGGATCTGGCTGATGGAACGGAGTCAAGAAATCTCATTAATGCATTAGCAAACGCCAAAAGAGCACTTCATCTACGAATGGAAGATGTATGTCTAGGTTTCGGTTGCATTTCATTAACTCGGGTTAAAAACTTCCACCTTCTTTCGGACTATATACTTAAATGCGGCCTACCCTCGCCAAGCGTATTGGAGAAATTCAACAAGCTTAGAAATGTTACCGAGCATAGCTACGAAGTTCCATCACTCGAAATGGTAGAAATCTATACTGGAGTAGCACACCTATTTTTAAGTGCAACAGATAGATGGTCGGTGAGACACCCATATGAGATCGACACTTGTGTAACAGACAAGTCAGGTACAAAACAGCTTAGGCACATATTTTTCAACTGGCAGAAGGGTGAAGTAACCCTTAAAATTCGTGACCTCGACAGTAAACCTTACGAATTCCCTCACAGCATAACTTATACAAATAAAGATAAAGAATTCTTCGACTGGGTTACGTATGGAGTGAAGCACAGCTCTTGATCCCAACATGTGCGTGTTCAGCCGCATATCGATCCTAAAGGGTCTCTCGAAGCCCCCCTGCGGCCATGATGTTTTTCACACACGGGCGAAGCCTTGCTAGGCTACCCGTGATTCATTCATCGGTGTTAAAGGGAGTGCGCGAAGGCGCCTAAATATTATTCATCCTGTGTTTAAGAGGCCTCAGCCTCAATCAGGCGTAAACGTATTTTCTTTTGAGTTTTCGCTGGTCGGGGCGTTAGCCTGGCTGGCATTAGCTATGCGTTTTTTTAAAACAATATCCCTAGCTTTGATCTGCCGACTACACTCAAGAAAAACTCAGAGGGCATGCGATGAATCTCAAACAAAAAATCACTTGTACATGCATTTCTTTTACGCTGATTGCCATCAGCGGGTGTAGTGGGTTTAAATATTCACCCTTCCCTAAATTCGGCGGTAAGATCGAAGGATATGCATGGTGTAGCTCTCGCTACTTGGATATGGTAGATGCATACCAGACGCCGCCACGCAACCCTAGCGGAGAAACCGCACGAAAACTGAGGCTTGCGAAAGACGGTTATGTTTACGCGTTGGCAGCCACCCTGACACTGCAGCACGATGATGCTAAAAACCCTTACAACTTTGGTACACCAGCTTATTTGAAATCCATACCAGAGTTAACCGAACATCAGTGGAATGGTTTTCAAGCCGAAACGTTTAGCTATCGAAATCAAACGACCGGCCAAAACGAGTTGATTATTGCGTTTCGGGGTTCAGATCAATTATTTATAGACTACTTTTTTCAAAACTTTGCAGTTTGGCAATTGCAGAACAAGCCAGCGCGAGAGTATGTTAAAAAAGCTGTTGAATATAGAAACTCCCACCGGGAACTATTCGGAGACAAGGTTGTTGTAACAGGTAACTCGCTCGGTGGAGGGTTGGCTGCGCACGTGACCAACCATCAAGAGACGGGCGGGATGATCACTGAAGCGTGGGCTTTCAATCCTAGCCCAAGGCCTGGTGTGTCGGCCCCAGATGGTGGAAATCCCAAGATAAGACTGCTATCGACTAGCTCAGAAGTTTTAAATATATCTAACCGCCGGCAAATAGGTGCGCAGCCGCAAAATCGCTACACCGGCTTTAATCTCATTGAAAGCAGCTCCATTTACAATCACTACCGATGGGTTTTAGCAAGGGAGATATTGTGGTATGCCGACTTGGCACTATACTTTGAAAAAAATACCAACGAAGACGATAGTGAACCACTAAAAATTATCAGATCTCAAAGTATTTCAGATGCTAACTGTGCGATTACAGAGAAGAGAATAGCTTCTGACCGAGCTGAATATAATCATCGATTGCCGACAGCCAGTGGAGCATCTAGAGGTGTTATTCCTGTTGATGAAACCACTGCTGTTGACAAGATTTTAAATGAATAAGATGTGAAGTTGGCAGGTGCATCTGGGATTGCAGGCAAACCGCTCCAGATACTGTGTAAGGTAAATGAGGCGTTCTTCACAAGGCTGTTCAACGAACAGCCTCCATTCATTAAAGCGCTTGCGTCAAACGAGTTGCTCGTGGTGACTATACCAGTAAAACTTGGATCTTTAAGAAAATCGAAATGCACATTGACCAAGCGGATCATTTCACCGAATGTTGATTCGAGAATTTAACTTTAGAGGGCTATTACAAGGTCGGATAAGGAAACGTTTTTGCAGATAGCCCCCGCCTAATCACTGTAGAAACCTGGGTGTTGGATAGAATGTTCGTGAGAGGCGCAGAAACTCACGCAAACTCGAACGCCCATTCCCCCGCTGAAATGTAGCGAGCACGTACCTAGAATTCTCGGTCGTCATTACCCAGAATCGTCCCTCACGTTCGACTTTCAAAACATCAGAAGTCCTGATCAGGTGGCCATCGCCAAACCGCCCGTACTGGTCTTTGCGCTTGTGGCCAAAAACCACACCGATGCCAGCGCGAGCCTTGATGGAAACTCCGCAAAGGTAAGCGGTCACCGGTTCATAGAAGCCCTGGGCCTGAGCTTTTATAATTCGCTTGAGATCAAAATCTGTATGGCGTTTTCCGTGGAAATTTACATCTATGGTGTCCAGCATCTTTGCGCTCCAATGGGCAGTCCATATGGCGTTATCAGGAATTTCCCACGCAACCAGAGGTGCTGGTATCGTGCGGAATTCTTGGTAAATTTCAGGCAGATCGAATCATGCTTGAGAGAAAGACGGGCCTCAGGTTGGCCAGCGCTTCAATCTGGAAGTCTCGCTGGTGTGAGGTGTGATACACCGCCCCCTTAGCCACTTCCAGCAAGCAAACCTCAGAACCAGACCTGTCCTCACCTACGGTTACTTTGGTTAACCGCTCCATCTGCCAGCCTCCGGACTTATTCATCCAAGATGGCGTCACAGCCATAATCTCGGTGATACCTAAATCCGCACCTTGGCTTACCAACATTTTTTGAAGCTGGTGGGTGTCGTCAATCATCAAAGCGCATTCGCTGAGCCGCCCCTCATTTTCGACGCTAAGGGTTAAGTGATACCAAGGCGTTCGGAGCAGCCTTGATACACCACGCCAATGGGACACGCCCTCACCGAACATCCCCGGGACACCTATCAGGTCGTTGTCTATGGTTCTGAACATTTGTCGCCTCAAACTGCTGGAGCACGTCAGTTGCCCAGCAGAACCGGTGGGTAATCAGAAAAGGGAAAATATCGCTTCGATAGAAGCAGACTTACGATGGCCTGGCCCGAGCAAGACGTAGACGGAATTCCGAGTTTCGAACAGAAAACCTTCGTTGAATGCAGTACCCATACTCGACCTCACCCAATGGCCTGGCTCGAAACGCCTCTGCTCATCGTCGACAACTTTGTGGGCAAACATAAATATTGGCTGGCAACCGGCAGCGATTACCTTGGCTCGCTCGTCGTCGGTGACGATGGCGTCTAGTATTGTCCATTCTTCTACGGCGCAGAGGGGCATCCACTTGTAGCGCTTTCTGGCTGCATACATCGCTGCCTCGAGACCGTGCTCAGAACCCATCAGGCTGACTCCGGGATCG
The sequence above is drawn from the Pseudomonas sp. FP2196 genome and encodes:
- a CDS encoding SOS response-associated peptidase family protein, coding for MCGRYSIYESMDHYLKELAPRQLVINGYDLWPIERYNVAPSTRVEIIRPVGEGLSVDKVKWGWAPFWAKGKSPDPINARVETVMTGKFFNQLWPAGRVLAPANGWFEWVKDVDDPKKKQPYFITLKEQIPMFFAGLAEVHGGLEPDDCGGFVIITAASDQGMVDIHDRKPLVLSPEHAREWIDPDTSPGRAREIAMEHCRPVTDFHWYKVGKDVGNVRNQGPHLIQPLSLVEDVDD
- a CDS encoding LexA family transcriptional regulator gives rise to the protein MSITILGLLASGGRRLPLYSSRVPAGFPSPAADHIEKHISLDELFDIRAPHVYLVRIDGDSMQGAGIYSGDLVVVDRSIDAVSGDIVIAALNSEPFCKRLLLRENAVMLVSENPKYPARHVMEGDELVIWGVVKYSVRDHDNT
- the umuC gene encoding translesion error-prone DNA polymerase V subunit UmuC; its protein translation is MTIREPVFALIDCNSFYASCERVFRPDLAKTPIVVLSNNDGCVIARSYDAKPFVKMGQPYFQIKDHLRRHGVIAFSSNYGLYGDMSERVMTIIESLVPALEVYSIDEAFADLTGVPGDLPAFGRHMRSTLLKRTGIPVGVGIARTKTLAKLANHTAKRLLDITGGVVDLCDPFKRDWTLRNTDVGEVWGIGRRMKTHLETMGIKTAMDLAKADPWMLRQKFSVVIEKTARELAGTSCLELGEADPPKQEICCSRMFGTRLTQIEPIKEAVATYTQRAAEKLRAQNSLCKKIRVSIRTGMFNPEEAKYANGAVVELPYPTNDVRLMTKAATEAVNRLFRPGFKYSKAEVLLMDLRQPGEFTDDLFAHSQPVLADKVMSVLDEINGRWGKGVLRLASVPAAPDWAMRRELMSQSYTTKVDQLWTVKAR
- a CDS encoding AAA family ATPase, with amino-acid sequence MTSALQDFQQFVHWLHRPDSGASEDARRFANLVSENFPAVAASSRQRSQRSVVLSELARLSLPATSPAEPVPQAAEARAGWAFRKLHHLRVGPFRGFRHPEPFELQKRIVMFYGPNGSGKTSLCEALEFALLGAVDEGDIKRIAADRYLSNSHEGRFTRPVLLATDFDGRQVPVMADADAYRFCFVEKNRIDAFSRIAAKPAGQKTELIAALFGMDQFNDLVGHFNDSMEGQLTLVAVKNQELLAKQATLNQDNATVADEGAALIRHAQAEQNYANSYSPGMSYAQLLAAIGSPEHPGQLQELEQAINQPAPMIFGVSAAALVDAYSAAETAQRALNDLEGQLAQRSNDISFQDLYTAVLGLQQVVGDHCPACDTPLVGDYHALHNPYQKANDGLAGLRELAELQARQRSAIAARNAASEALRIFLATFAQRVGATIQSTLPVQRYLADPGVDAQRAWWVDGFQPDETGKSLAQRAVDLATELEARDVASRVILDNRQDLIDERDGLNQARIGVTTLASNRLQTLQAVTDARARIVAFAADNAPLIQQVAEEVEAIARDTRIRNAYDQFLSLLRRYRTELPGTLMAGLNALTLELYNEFNVRDLDADKLSALYLPVTGEGRIELSFRGTPAARIDALQILSEGHVRCLGLSILLAKCLSIRAPVIVFDDAINAIDHEHRQGIRETIFESDRFTGTQIIVTCHSNEFIKDIQNHVAPEHWAAYAFRHHSGNYHPRILGNAMTQSYLLNARAAVERGDDRAALGASRQALEMLTSKVWGWLGRCEQGMLTLKIAGSGAEPGLRNLCEGIRAKLRGAPNFEHADKTPIIQALDHILGIPEQSLVWLYLNKGTHEEANREDFDVGVVELVVQTLESLNALQLRTK
- a CDS encoding Mbeg1-like protein — translated: MNLKQKITCTCISFTLIAISGCSGFKYSPFPKFGGKIEGYAWCSSRYLDMVDAYQTPPRNPSGETARKLRLAKDGYVYALAATLTLQHDDAKNPYNFGTPAYLKSIPELTEHQWNGFQAETFSYRNQTTGQNELIIAFRGSDQLFIDYFFQNFAVWQLQNKPAREYVKKAVEYRNSHRELFGDKVVVTGNSLGGGLAAHVTNHQETGGMITEAWAFNPSPRPGVSAPDGGNPKIRLLSTSSEVLNISNRRQIGAQPQNRYTGFNLIESSSIYNHYRWVLAREILWYADLALYFEKNTNEDDSEPLKIIRSQSISDANCAITEKRIASDRAEYNHRLPTASGASRGVIPVDETTAVDKILNE